A single window of Chloracidobacterium sp. DNA harbors:
- a CDS encoding type II toxin-antitoxin system ParD family antitoxin: MSTSTLNISLPESMRQFVEKKIKTDGYGTISEYVRELIRADQRVENSRFETLIAEAYASGETTLLTKDDINEGRRIVKERIEARKLAK; this comes from the coding sequence ATGTCGACGTCCACACTAAATATTTCCCTTCCTGAATCGATGCGGCAATTCGTCGAGAAAAAGATAAAAACTGACGGGTACGGAACTATCAGCGAGTATGTGCGCGAATTGATCCGGGCTGACCAGCGCGTCGAAAATTCGCGCTTCGAAACTCTCATCGCCGAGGCATATGCCAGCGGTGAAACGACTCTTTTGACCAAAGACGATATCAACGAAGGCCGAAGGATCGTTAAAGAACGCATTGAAGCCAGAAAGCTTGCGAAATGA
- a CDS encoding insulinase family protein, with product MKKFLIILGLSVITAGISFGQAVATAPTPQTVAGSTTKIPYVSKVLANGLEVIVYPDSGVPLVTVEMAVRNGSFTEPPELNGLSHLYEHMFFKTNKAVGIFRCDYAKSLGRMDYFLGANCGEQLKLKSQIGDTSYINLLDQSGYVRNGTTQEEYVNYYFTATSPNLETLMRAMRDAMLFPSFDEREFSQEIQVVLGELDRQQSEPGYYLDRTLMDKLFYKYPSRKSPGGTRETVASATTEKMRLIQSRYYVPNNAALLVTGDVEPNRIFALAEQLFGDWKRGDDPFIKFPLVEHPPLLKSEGIFVTQDVENVIVQIGWQGPSIGKDNASTYAADVFSFIVGQPDSRFQREMIDSGLAVSADVHYYTQRNVGPIRITLVTTPDKAKAAVAKIYSEIAKFNAPGYFTDEELANAKTLVESRDLYSREKLSEYSHTLGFWWSSTGTDYYRGYYENLRAIKRPDISKYIATYILGKPHVGVAMLSAASKDESKLTEADLIGK from the coding sequence GTGAAAAAGTTTCTAATCATACTTGGCTTGTCGGTTATCACCGCGGGCATTTCGTTCGGCCAGGCCGTTGCTACGGCGCCGACACCACAGACAGTGGCCGGATCAACTACCAAGATCCCGTACGTCAGCAAGGTGCTGGCGAACGGTCTCGAGGTGATCGTCTATCCCGACTCCGGCGTCCCGCTCGTTACGGTCGAGATGGCTGTCCGCAACGGTTCATTTACCGAACCGCCCGAACTCAACGGCCTTTCGCATCTTTACGAACATATGTTCTTTAAGACGAATAAGGCGGTGGGTATTTTTCGTTGCGATTATGCCAAGAGCCTTGGACGGATGGATTATTTCCTCGGTGCCAATTGCGGCGAGCAGCTCAAGTTAAAGTCGCAGATCGGCGATACATCATATATCAACCTACTTGATCAGAGCGGCTATGTCCGAAACGGCACGACGCAGGAGGAGTATGTAAACTACTATTTCACGGCGACCAGCCCAAATCTCGAAACACTTATGCGAGCGATGCGCGACGCGATGTTGTTTCCATCATTCGACGAACGCGAATTTTCACAAGAGATCCAGGTTGTGCTCGGCGAACTCGATCGGCAGCAGTCCGAGCCCGGTTATTACCTTGACCGGACTTTAATGGACAAGCTCTTTTATAAATATCCGTCGCGAAAAAGCCCCGGCGGCACGCGCGAGACCGTAGCAAGTGCGACGACGGAAAAAATGCGTTTGATACAATCGCGGTATTATGTGCCGAACAACGCTGCCTTGCTGGTGACGGGCGACGTTGAGCCTAACCGCATTTTCGCTCTCGCCGAACAGCTCTTTGGCGATTGGAAACGCGGCGATGATCCATTTATTAAGTTTCCGTTGGTCGAGCATCCGCCACTGCTCAAAAGCGAAGGCATTTTTGTTACGCAGGATGTCGAGAATGTGATCGTCCAGATCGGTTGGCAAGGGCCGTCGATCGGCAAGGACAATGCCTCGACCTATGCGGCTGACGTATTTTCCTTCATCGTCGGCCAGCCGGATTCGCGATTTCAGCGTGAAATGATCGATTCCGGGTTAGCGGTTTCGGCCGATGTGCATTACTACACACAGCGAAACGTCGGGCCCATCCGGATCACGCTCGTGACAACGCCCGATAAGGCAAAGGCGGCGGTTGCCAAGATCTACTCTGAGATCGCCAAATTCAATGCGCCCGGTTATTTCACCGACGAAGAACTTGCGAATGCTAAGACACTGGTCGAGTCTCGCGACCTTTATTCGCGCGAAAAGCTCAGCGAATATTCCCATACACTCGGATTTTGGTGGTCGTCGACCGGTACGGATTATTATCGCGGCTACTACGAAAATCTTCGGGCGATCAAACGGCCCGACATCAGCAAGTACATAGCGACCTATATTTTAGGTAAGCCGCACGTCGGCGTCGCGATGTTGTCGGCCGCCTCTAAGGACGAGTCAAAACTCACCGAAGCGGATCTGATAGGGAAATAA
- a CDS encoding type II toxin-antitoxin system RelE/ParE family toxin, whose protein sequence is MKIVKLPQAFIDLVETADYLAEEDISVADRFFDAFELTLEDLRRSPKIGIVRKFKNHIDIRMWFVRDFKKSLIFYTENTEEIVILRIIHSARDYKRFLKDD, encoded by the coding sequence ATGAAGATCGTTAAACTTCCGCAGGCTTTCATTGACTTGGTCGAGACGGCCGATTATCTAGCCGAGGAAGATATTTCGGTGGCGGATCGTTTTTTCGATGCGTTTGAGTTAACTCTTGAAGACCTGCGGAGATCACCAAAGATCGGCATCGTGAGAAAATTTAAGAACCATATCGATATCCGAATGTGGTTTGTTCGAGACTTCAAAAAAAGTTTGATCTTTTATACGGAGAATACCGAAGAGATCGTGATTCTCCGCATTATCCACTCCGCTCGTGACTATAAGCGGTTCTTGAAGGACGATTGA